A DNA window from Acetobacter aceti NBRC 14818 contains the following coding sequences:
- a CDS encoding OmpA family protein: MSGLRKSFHKPEGRRLLAMTGVLVIAGLAAAGGADTAHAQITTDTSALGALGGAAPETPKTEAGPAKKPVHRQAAPVQKTGKSPAPTKSETQNAAPTASTARAASSAAKPAKPPPAATIPAAPPPPPVLTPIVIPVELHPFPIPPDPQPSKDAKGDVLPIGGGLRVTFGADSAQLNPETKNGILAFANMLKEHPDVRALVDVTASGVPNDLSRPRRMSLSRGLVIRAVLMNAGIPSTRIYVRVIGLPNKTGIETPADRADIRRSDEAPAEK, from the coding sequence ATGAGTGGTTTGAGAAAGTCTTTTCATAAGCCCGAAGGCCGTCGTCTGCTGGCGATGACCGGCGTGCTGGTGATTGCGGGACTGGCGGCGGCTGGCGGGGCTGATACGGCGCACGCGCAGATCACCACGGACACGTCGGCGCTCGGTGCGCTGGGTGGGGCTGCGCCGGAAACGCCGAAAACCGAGGCTGGACCAGCGAAAAAACCTGTCCACAGGCAGGCGGCCCCGGTTCAGAAAACCGGAAAATCTCCTGCTCCAACTAAATCGGAGACACAGAACGCGGCTCCTACGGCCTCAACGGCCAGGGCAGCGTCTTCCGCAGCGAAACCCGCCAAGCCGCCACCGGCAGCAACGATTCCGGCAGCTCCACCACCACCGCCCGTGCTGACGCCGATCGTGATCCCGGTTGAACTGCATCCTTTCCCGATTCCGCCCGATCCTCAGCCGTCAAAAGACGCCAAGGGTGACGTGCTGCCCATCGGCGGCGGATTGCGGGTGACGTTCGGTGCGGATTCGGCCCAGCTCAATCCGGAAACGAAAAACGGCATTCTGGCGTTCGCCAATATGCTGAAAGAGCATCCGGATGTGAGGGCGCTCGTCGATGTCACGGCCAGTGGCGTGCCCAATGACCTGTCTCGTCCGCGTCGTATGTCGCTGAGCCGTGGGCTGGTGATCCGTGCCGTTCTGATGAACGCAGGCATTCCGTCAACGCGGATTTATGTCCGTGTGATC
- a CDS encoding inositol monophosphatase family protein has protein sequence MRLSPVMTVMQAAAEKAAKRLLRDFNEVEQLQVSIKGPGDFVSQADLRAERTLKEELERTRPGYAFLMEESGESGGDNWTWRWVVDPLDGTTNFLHGIPHWAISIGLQRRLPDGSIELVAAVVYNPAAGEMFWAEKGVGAYLNDRRIRVSARREMLESLFATGIPFAKVSPKRRLPFARVMGTLMPQVAGIRRFGAAALDLAWVAAGRYEGYWEFGIKPWDCAAGALLVREAGGHCTDPDGNDLNDLPDDVLIVAGNGHMHGKLREIVVDGLTAA, from the coding sequence ATGCGTCTTTCTCCCGTAATGACCGTGATGCAGGCCGCCGCCGAAAAGGCAGCGAAGCGTCTTCTGCGTGACTTCAACGAGGTCGAGCAGCTTCAGGTCAGCATCAAGGGACCGGGTGACTTCGTGTCGCAGGCCGATCTGCGCGCCGAGCGCACTCTCAAGGAAGAGCTGGAGCGGACACGTCCTGGCTACGCCTTCCTGATGGAAGAGAGCGGCGAATCGGGTGGTGACAACTGGACGTGGCGCTGGGTGGTTGATCCGCTCGATGGAACAACCAACTTCCTGCATGGCATTCCTCACTGGGCGATTTCCATCGGCCTACAGCGTCGCCTTCCGGACGGTTCCATCGAGTTGGTCGCGGCTGTGGTCTACAACCCGGCAGCAGGTGAGATGTTCTGGGCGGAAAAGGGCGTAGGCGCTTATCTGAACGACCGGCGCATCCGCGTCTCGGCACGTCGCGAGATGCTGGAATCGCTGTTTGCGACCGGCATTCCTTTCGCCAAGGTGTCTCCGAAGCGTCGCCTGCCATTTGCCCGCGTCATGGGCACGCTGATGCCGCAGGTGGCGGGCATCCGTCGCTTCGGTGCGGCGGCTCTTGATCTGGCATGGGTTGCCGCTGGCCGTTACGAAGGATACTGGGAATTCGGCATCAAGCCGTGGGATTGCGCTGCCGGTGCCCTGCTGGTGCGTGAAGCAGGTGGTCACTGCACCGATCCGGATGGCAACGACCTGAATGATCTGCCCGATGACGTGCTGATCGTGGCTGGCAACGGTCATATGCACGGCAAGCTGCGGGAAATTGTGGTGGATGGTCTGACCGCCGCCTGA
- the efp gene encoding elongation factor P, with amino-acid sequence MKQQANLIRAGQVIEHDGRRWTVLKQQIITPGKGGAFIQVEMRDLKTGNKTNERWRTADTVERLITEDKEYNYSYTDGETLVLMDPETFEQFMIPVELLGDQAPFLQDNMVLNLNLVEGDPVAVTLPPQVTLEIIEADPVVKGQTASSSYKPAKLSNGVKTMVPPFIEAGERIVVRTDDASYVERAKS; translated from the coding sequence ATGAAACAGCAGGCAAACCTGATCCGCGCGGGCCAGGTCATTGAGCATGACGGCCGTCGCTGGACGGTTCTCAAGCAGCAGATCATCACGCCAGGCAAGGGCGGCGCGTTTATTCAGGTTGAAATGCGTGACCTGAAGACGGGCAACAAGACCAATGAGCGCTGGCGTACGGCTGATACGGTCGAGCGTCTGATCACCGAGGACAAGGAATACAACTATTCCTACACCGATGGTGAAACGCTGGTTCTCATGGACCCGGAAACATTCGAACAGTTCATGATCCCGGTCGAGTTGCTGGGTGATCAGGCGCCGTTCCTGCAGGACAACATGGTGCTGAACCTGAACCTCGTCGAAGGCGATCCGGTTGCCGTGACGCTGCCGCCGCAGGTGACGCTCGAGATCATCGAGGCCGATCCGGTGGTGAAAGGCCAGACGGCCAGCTCGTCCTACAAGCCTGCCAAGCTGTCCAATGGTGTAAAGACCATGGTGCCGCCGTTCATCGAGGCGGGCGAGCGCATCGTGGTCCGCACGGATGACGCCAGCTATGTGGAGCGTGCGAAGTCCTGA
- a CDS encoding MerR family transcriptional regulator, with the protein MSIEENPETAPDTQEADDEIRGRKGPLAFRTISEVADELKVPQHVLRFWETRFEQVRPLKRGGGRRYYRPEDVDLLRQIATLLYVKGYTIKGVQRVLREKGPEGLEEEVSGKATEASVSDTVSGPEVPPPQDEVLPVTPVVQPEPQIVTVTVRDEQLESEHDRMRKSLEDILHRLAEVKASLTVD; encoded by the coding sequence ATGAGTATTGAAGAAAACCCGGAAACCGCGCCAGACACGCAGGAAGCAGACGACGAGATTCGTGGACGTAAGGGGCCTCTGGCCTTCAGGACCATCAGTGAAGTTGCTGATGAGCTGAAAGTGCCGCAGCATGTGCTGCGCTTCTGGGAAACGCGGTTTGAACAGGTCCGTCCCCTGAAGCGGGGTGGTGGACGTCGCTACTACCGACCGGAAGATGTCGATCTGCTCCGGCAGATTGCGACACTGCTCTACGTCAAGGGTTACACCATCAAGGGTGTTCAGCGCGTTCTCCGTGAAAAGGGGCCGGAAGGACTGGAAGAGGAAGTCAGCGGCAAGGCTACTGAGGCCTCGGTGTCCGATACGGTGTCTGGGCCGGAAGTGCCTCCGCCGCAGGATGAAGTGCTGCCAGTCACGCCCGTCGTGCAGCCGGAACCGCAGATTGTTACGGTAACCGTGCGCGACGAACAGCTCGAGAGTGAGCATGACCGGATGCGGAAAAGTCTTGAAGATATTCTGCATCGGCTGGCTGAGGTAAAGGCCAGCCTGACGGTCGATTGA
- a CDS encoding integration host factor subunit alpha: MSTVTRASLAEHIYTEVGLSRSESVALLEAVLETMATALESGESVKISGFGTFMVRRKGQRSGRNPKTGVEIPILPRSVISFRPSHILRAAVNGTSE, from the coding sequence ATGAGCACGGTAACGCGCGCCAGTCTGGCGGAACACATCTATACGGAAGTCGGCCTGTCCCGGAGTGAGTCCGTGGCGTTGCTGGAAGCCGTCCTTGAAACAATGGCGACTGCGCTTGAATCCGGGGAATCGGTGAAGATCAGCGGCTTCGGCACCTTCATGGTGCGCCGGAAAGGCCAGCGCAGTGGTCGGAATCCCAAGACCGGGGTCGAGATTCCCATTCTTCCCCGGTCTGTAATTTCCTTCCGGCCCAGCCATATCCTGCGGGCAGCCGTTAACGGTACATCTGAATGA
- a CDS encoding beta-ketoacyl-ACP synthase III, protein MTIRSMLVGVGSYLPEKIVTNDELSERLDTSDEWIRGRTGIGQRHIVNGQENAVYMASRAAQRALDFAGIDSIDVGAVIVATSTPDQVFPATAVRVLADLGVTNGFGFDIAAACSGFIYALSTADAFIRAGNAKCVVVIGSEVYSRILDWSDRGTAVLFGDGAGAVVLQASDDPGERGVLSTHLHADGSTGDILYVDGAVGRPDHTGHLRMNGREVFRHAVAKLASSVDEALESAGLDASDVSWLVPHQANIRIIEGVARKLKMPMERVVVTVDRHANTSAASIPLALDEAMRDGRIKRGDLVLMEALGGGLTWGSALVRI, encoded by the coding sequence ATGACGATACGTTCCATGCTGGTTGGCGTTGGCAGTTATCTCCCTGAGAAAATTGTTACTAATGATGAGCTCTCCGAGCGCCTCGATACGTCGGATGAATGGATTCGCGGTCGCACTGGCATTGGTCAGCGGCATATCGTCAACGGTCAGGAAAACGCAGTTTACATGGCGTCCCGTGCAGCTCAGCGGGCGCTAGATTTTGCCGGTATCGATTCGATTGATGTCGGTGCAGTCATCGTGGCGACATCAACACCCGATCAGGTTTTTCCGGCGACAGCGGTGCGTGTCCTCGCTGATCTTGGTGTGACCAACGGATTCGGATTCGATATCGCCGCTGCGTGTAGTGGCTTCATCTACGCGCTGTCCACGGCCGATGCGTTCATCCGCGCCGGTAACGCGAAGTGCGTCGTCGTGATCGGCAGTGAAGTTTATTCCCGCATTCTCGACTGGTCTGATCGTGGGACGGCTGTGCTGTTCGGCGATGGCGCCGGAGCCGTTGTGCTTCAGGCGAGCGACGATCCCGGTGAGCGCGGCGTTCTCTCCACACACCTGCACGCCGATGGTTCGACTGGCGACATTCTGTATGTTGACGGCGCTGTTGGGCGGCCTGATCACACCGGTCATCTGCGCATGAACGGACGGGAGGTCTTCCGGCACGCCGTGGCGAAGCTGGCGTCTTCGGTGGATGAAGCGCTCGAAAGTGCGGGCCTCGATGCGTCCGATGTGTCCTGGCTGGTGCCGCATCAGGCCAATATCCGGATCATCGAAGGCGTTGCCCGCAAGCTGAAGATGCCGATGGAAAGGGTGGTGGTCACGGTGGATCGCCATGCCAACACTTCGGCGGCGTCCATTCCGCTGGCGCTGGATGAAGCGATGCGTGACGGACGGATCAAACGGGGCGATCTGGTGCTGATGGAAGCGCTGGGTGGTGGACTGACCTGGGGATCGGCGCTGGTCCGGATCTGA
- the plsX gene encoding phosphate acyltransferase PlsX: MNEVEHSAAETAQSPEPFSLAVDAMGGDGGPEMVVAGLAVAADRHPGARVLLVGDEKRLQPLLARHPKAAAICTIRHASAAVSMDMKPTAALRLKDSSLRVVMNAVASGEAAGVISAGNSGAMLALAKIVIKTLPGISRPAMAAISPSMKGDVVMLDLGANVGCDWRNLVEFAVMGEAFAKAVLGLPAPTIGLLNVGAEELKGDEKLRQAADVLRDSPLAGQFHGFVEGHDITAGTTDIVVTDGFTGNVALKTGEGTMKMASGLFRQVFTSSLAGRLAYLLVRPALERMKDWLDPRRYNGAVFVGLNGVVVKSHGGTDAEGFASAVDVAMDMVTHHFNEGIRVRLGNMSSLTASRSVADAERQPVA, encoded by the coding sequence ATGAACGAAGTCGAGCATTCCGCCGCAGAGACTGCTCAGAGTCCGGAACCGTTTTCCCTCGCTGTTGATGCGATGGGAGGCGATGGGGGCCCTGAAATGGTCGTTGCGGGTCTCGCTGTCGCAGCGGATCGGCATCCGGGAGCCCGGGTGCTGCTTGTTGGTGACGAAAAACGCCTTCAGCCGCTTCTTGCCCGGCATCCTAAAGCCGCCGCCATCTGCACGATCCGGCATGCGTCTGCTGCTGTCAGCATGGACATGAAACCCACGGCTGCGTTGCGGCTGAAGGATTCATCCCTGCGCGTAGTTATGAACGCAGTGGCCAGTGGTGAAGCAGCCGGTGTCATATCGGCTGGAAACAGCGGTGCGATGCTGGCTCTTGCCAAGATCGTCATCAAGACGCTTCCCGGTATTTCCCGTCCCGCCATGGCGGCCATCAGTCCCAGCATGAAGGGCGATGTCGTCATGCTGGATCTGGGGGCCAATGTGGGATGCGACTGGCGTAATCTGGTCGAATTCGCCGTGATGGGTGAAGCCTTCGCCAAGGCTGTGCTTGGTCTGCCTGCTCCCACGATCGGTCTGCTGAATGTCGGGGCGGAGGAACTGAAGGGCGACGAAAAGCTGCGTCAGGCCGCTGACGTGCTGAGAGACAGCCCGCTTGCCGGGCAGTTTCATGGTTTTGTCGAAGGGCATGACATCACGGCTGGCACGACGGACATTGTCGTGACGGATGGCTTCACGGGAAATGTGGCGCTGAAAACAGGCGAGGGCACCATGAAAATGGCGTCCGGCCTGTTCCGGCAGGTGTTTACCAGCAGTCTGGCCGGTCGTCTGGCCTATCTTCTTGTCCGCCCGGCTCTGGAGCGCATGAAGGACTGGCTTGATCCGCGCCGGTATAACGGGGCGGTCTTTGTCGGGCTGAACGGTGTGGTTGTGAAGTCACATGGCGGCACGGATGCGGAAGGCTTCGCATCGGCTGTTGATGTGGCGATGGACATGGTCACGCATCATTTCAATGAAGGCATTCGTGTCCGTCTGGGGAACATGTCCTCGCTGACGGCCAGCCGGTCTGTTGCCGATGCGGAGCGTCAGCCTGTGGCATGA
- the rpmF gene encoding 50S ribosomal protein L32, which translates to MAVPKRKTSPSRRGMRRSHQALTVEAHAECGNCGELKRPHHVCSHCGHYDGREVIAAGKALKVAVRA; encoded by the coding sequence ATGGCTGTACCTAAAAGAAAAACGTCTCCTTCCCGCCGTGGTATGCGTCGCAGCCATCAGGCCCTGACGGTTGAAGCCCACGCCGAGTGCGGCAACTGCGGCGAGCTGAAGCGCCCGCACCACGTCTGCAGCCATTGTGGTCATTATGATGGTCGCGAAGTGATCGCTGCCGGTAAGGCCCTGAAAGTTGCAGTTCGCGCCTGA
- a CDS encoding YceD family protein, with protein MTASGVSEFSRPVLVRTLRGASADSPREISVTATEAECARIAQRLGLPDVASLTCRYELFPQTGHTVQATGSMTARLSQLCVLTLEVFEDVIAERFVIRFVPASEHDGSFDENGELDEIDDVPYDGDVIDLGEAAVEQLSLTLDPYPRRPGVARPAAILTEDDISRQEEEGEVEERPNPFAALAKLKRDGS; from the coding sequence GTGACTGCTTCCGGAGTTTCCGAATTTTCCCGCCCCGTTCTTGTGAGAACATTGCGCGGTGCGTCCGCCGACTCTCCCCGTGAAATCTCGGTGACCGCGACTGAAGCCGAGTGCGCGCGGATCGCCCAGCGGCTTGGGCTGCCGGATGTTGCGAGTCTGACATGCCGGTATGAGCTGTTCCCCCAGACCGGGCATACGGTGCAGGCGACCGGTTCGATGACGGCGCGGCTCAGCCAGCTCTGTGTGCTGACTCTGGAAGTGTTCGAGGATGTGATCGCAGAACGCTTCGTCATCCGATTCGTTCCGGCGTCCGAGCATGATGGATCGTTCGATGAAAACGGTGAACTGGATGAAATCGACGATGTCCCTTACGATGGTGACGTAATCGATCTGGGTGAAGCCGCTGTCGAACAGTTGTCCCTCACGCTTGATCCCTATCCCCGGAGGCCGGGCGTGGCGCGGCCTGCGGCCATTCTGACCGAGGACGATATTTCCCGGCAGGAGGAAGAAGGAGAGGTCGAGGAGCGCCCCAATCCCTTCGCTGCATTGGCGAAGCTGAAACGCGACGGTTCTTGA
- a CDS encoding outer membrane protein assembly factor BamE, whose protein sequence is MALGLTGGLFLLSGCSFLENSPMPRGSLIEADDYNQLKPGVSNRADALDLLGSPTSKATFDDNTWIYVSMMTAPTPANFPHVTKQQVVVLNFDQAGTLRSLRTLGPKDAKHPGMVGDKTPTPGTKINILQEIIGNVGRYNPMQGMMNNSSFGGGNGGSGMGGMSAGPGHGGAGNSLP, encoded by the coding sequence ATGGCTCTGGGTCTGACGGGCGGGCTGTTCCTCCTGTCGGGCTGTTCGTTCCTCGAAAACTCGCCCATGCCGCGCGGTTCGCTCATCGAGGCCGACGATTACAACCAGCTCAAGCCCGGTGTGAGCAATCGCGCCGACGCGCTCGATCTGCTCGGTTCGCCAACCTCCAAGGCGACCTTCGACGACAACACCTGGATCTATGTGTCGATGATGACGGCGCCGACCCCGGCGAACTTTCCGCACGTCACGAAGCAGCAGGTCGTCGTCCTGAATTTCGATCAGGCCGGGACGCTCCGCTCCCTCCGGACGCTGGGACCGAAGGACGCCAAACATCCGGGCATGGTCGGCGACAAGACCCCGACGCCGGGCACCAAGATCAACATTCTTCAGGAAATCATCGGCAACGTCGGGCGCTACAACCCGATGCAGGGCATGATGAACAACAGCTCCTTCGGCGGCGGCAACGGTGGAAGTGGAATGGGCGGCATGAGCGCTGGCCCGGGTCATGGTGGCGCGGGCAACAGTCTGCCCTGA